A window of Synergistaceae bacterium contains these coding sequences:
- a CDS encoding DUF362 domain-containing protein, whose amino-acid sequence AGKDRLSMQKDKIFVACGSDGFEGARRVLEASGAAELFAPGMSVGLKPNLVVAKPASTGATTSPQVVAGVIEFLKECGVKDITIMEGSWAGDSTVRAWQTCGYRELEKQYGVRLQDLKDDRTLSVQAAGTKIEVCASPLEVDRLVNLPVLKGHCQTVMTCALKNLKGCLPDREKRRFHSTGLHRPIAALNTVIHPHLILVDALCGDVTFEEGGNPLEMNRVILGCDPVKIDTYGASLLGIPPSEVEHLILAGRMGVGSSEILPDTVIETNRDTTLARPEVLPRATRHLARCVEAKDACSICYAGLIHALFRMDERGELKNLKEKIHIGQGFKGVQGKGIGYGECAGGFETVIPGCPPRGPWKIKGVF is encoded by the coding sequence GCAGGAAAGGATCGCTTATCGATGCAGAAGGATAAAATTTTCGTGGCCTGTGGTTCGGACGGTTTCGAGGGAGCCCGCCGGGTTCTGGAGGCATCCGGAGCGGCGGAACTGTTTGCCCCCGGCATGTCGGTGGGGCTCAAACCCAACCTTGTGGTGGCGAAACCGGCTTCCACCGGAGCCACCACCTCCCCGCAAGTCGTGGCAGGGGTCATTGAGTTTCTGAAGGAATGCGGCGTGAAGGACATTACGATTATGGAGGGCTCCTGGGCCGGAGACAGCACGGTCCGGGCCTGGCAGACCTGCGGCTATCGGGAACTCGAAAAACAATACGGCGTGAGGCTCCAAGACCTCAAGGACGATCGAACGCTCAGCGTTCAGGCCGCCGGCACGAAAATAGAGGTCTGCGCCTCCCCTCTGGAGGTGGACCGTCTCGTCAATCTTCCCGTCCTGAAGGGACATTGTCAGACGGTGATGACCTGCGCCCTCAAAAACCTGAAGGGCTGCCTCCCCGACAGGGAAAAACGCCGTTTTCACAGCACCGGCCTCCATCGCCCCATCGCCGCGCTGAACACCGTTATCCATCCCCACCTGATTCTGGTCGATGCCCTCTGCGGAGACGTCACTTTCGAGGAGGGCGGCAACCCGCTGGAGATGAATCGCGTCATTCTGGGCTGCGATCCCGTGAAGATCGACACATACGGAGCTTCCCTGCTGGGTATTCCTCCGTCGGAGGTGGAACATCTCATCCTTGCCGGTCGGATGGGAGTCGGCTCCTCTGAAATTCTGCCGGACACCGTTATCGAAACGAACCGGGATACAACGCTCGCCCGACCGGAGGTTCTGCCCCGGGCAACGCGGCACCTCGCCCGCTGCGTGGAGGCTAAGGATGCCTGTTCCATCTGTTACGCCGGACTCATTCACGCCCTTTTCCGCATGGATGAACGGGGCGAATTGAAGAACCTGAAGGAAAAAATTCATATCGGACAGGGATTTAAAGGCGTTCAGGGAAAGGGAATCGGCTACGGCGAATGCGCCGGAGGCTTCGAAACCGTCATCCCCGGCTGTCCCCCCAGAGGTCCCTGGAAGATAAAAGGAGTATTTTAA
- a CDS encoding DUF3089 domain-containing protein, translated as MKRHFAVRIFLLALFVLFPGATAVRAENPAYTAPDYANPDKWLTKPAELSHRADAIYIYPTTRAQGGALFCDIEDSGMRKGARETYQTQAAAFETCADIYAPFYRQADAVQVLSMPDEERQKTQRGVPALDVAAALDYYFENFNKGRPFFLVGHSQGAALITIVLDTWMKAHPEYYKNMVAAYMVGFAPTKEWLAANPHVKMAEGAEDTGVIISWNTEGPRNVGKHNAVVPQNAVCINPLNWKRDETPAGILENKGSLLLSSDMKTYTLVTPGIADAKIDLQRGSVICSTVSPDLYAIPAAKLFGPESYHLYDFAFYFANIRENAALRLSKFSASGF; from the coding sequence ATGAAACGTCATTTTGCGGTCAGAATTTTTTTGTTGGCCCTGTTCGTTTTGTTTCCCGGAGCAACTGCCGTCAGGGCGGAGAACCCCGCTTATACCGCGCCGGATTACGCGAATCCGGACAAATGGCTCACGAAACCCGCAGAGCTGTCCCACAGGGCGGACGCGATTTATATCTACCCCACCACCCGGGCGCAGGGTGGAGCTCTTTTCTGCGACATTGAAGACAGCGGCATGAGAAAAGGAGCGCGGGAAACTTATCAAACTCAGGCCGCCGCGTTTGAAACCTGCGCCGACATTTACGCGCCGTTTTACAGGCAGGCGGATGCGGTACAGGTGTTGAGTATGCCCGACGAGGAACGGCAGAAAACGCAGCGGGGAGTTCCTGCCCTGGACGTCGCCGCGGCTCTGGATTATTATTTCGAGAATTTCAACAAAGGCCGGCCTTTTTTCCTGGTGGGACACTCTCAGGGGGCGGCGTTGATCACCATTGTCCTGGACACCTGGATGAAAGCCCATCCCGAATATTATAAAAACATGGTGGCCGCCTATATGGTGGGCTTCGCTCCCACAAAGGAATGGCTTGCGGCGAACCCTCACGTCAAAATGGCGGAGGGAGCGGAGGACACGGGCGTTATCATCTCGTGGAATACCGAGGGGCCGCGAAACGTTGGAAAGCACAACGCCGTCGTGCCGCAGAATGCGGTCTGCATCAACCCCCTCAACTGGAAACGGGACGAAACTCCCGCCGGAATCCTGGAAAATAAGGGAAGCCTTCTGCTCAGCAGCGATATGAAAACTTACACGCTGGTGACGCCGGGTATTGCGGACGCCAAAATCGACCTCCAACGAGGCTCCGTGATCTGCTCCACAGTCAGCCCTGACCTCTACGCGATTCCCGCCGCCAAACTGTTCGGCCCCGAGAGCTACCATTTATACGATTTCGCGTTCTATTTCGCGAATATCCGTGAAAACGCGGCGCTGCGGCTCTCGAAATTCTCCGCTTCCGGCTTTTGA
- a CDS encoding cupin domain-containing protein, which yields MNCRFAFQMGKAPGGSPFQVVAHQTLPPGSSLGYHQHTDNEELYVILSGKGTFYDEGKVAKTVGPGDMTLTLKGQSHGLVNTGSEPLVFLAVIATKG from the coding sequence ATGAATTGTCGTTTCGCTTTTCAAATGGGGAAGGCTCCCGGGGGGAGTCCTTTCCAGGTCGTGGCGCATCAGACGCTTCCGCCGGGCAGTTCTCTTGGATACCACCAGCACACGGACAATGAGGAACTTTACGTGATTCTCTCCGGAAAAGGGACCTTCTACGACGAAGGAAAAGTCGCCAAAACGGTGGGTCCCGGAGATATGACCCTGACGCTGAAGGGCCAGTCTCACGGTCTGGTCAACACGGGCTCCGAGCCTCTGGTGTTCCTGGCGGTCATCGCAACAAAGGGATAA
- the nudC gene encoding NAD(+) diphosphatase yields the protein MLIFRGDKLLVQKDVYEFEKEPEHTLNSSQTLPPVWREQEIPLWCEVEDSWTLEDGEWLDLRAVWQRYGEEAFLRAGTAWQYMNWLKHARFCSVCGAPLKPKQEDRGMTCVKCGYTSYAPLHPAIIVAVERDGKLLLAHNTRMPAGRYSVIAGFVEPGETLEQTVRREIREEVSIEVEDIRYFGSQPWPFPCSLMLGFTARWKSGELSPDGTEINDAGWYLPNALPDIPAPVSISRRLIDDFVRRKKEKKESAQDRVISEGNARGL from the coding sequence ATGCTGATCTTCAGAGGCGACAAACTTTTGGTTCAGAAGGACGTTTACGAATTTGAAAAGGAGCCGGAACACACGCTGAACTCCTCTCAGACGCTTCCTCCGGTGTGGCGGGAGCAGGAGATTCCCCTCTGGTGTGAAGTGGAGGACTCCTGGACTTTGGAGGACGGAGAATGGCTGGATCTGCGGGCGGTGTGGCAGCGGTACGGAGAGGAGGCCTTCCTCCGGGCCGGTACGGCCTGGCAGTACATGAACTGGCTCAAACACGCCCGATTTTGCTCCGTCTGCGGCGCTCCGCTGAAGCCGAAGCAGGAAGACAGGGGAATGACCTGCGTCAAATGCGGTTACACGTCCTACGCGCCCCTGCATCCCGCGATCATTGTGGCGGTGGAACGGGACGGGAAACTTCTGCTTGCGCACAACACCCGAATGCCCGCCGGTCGTTACAGCGTTATCGCGGGTTTTGTGGAGCCCGGAGAAACGCTGGAACAGACCGTGAGGCGCGAGATCCGGGAAGAAGTCTCCATCGAAGTGGAGGACATTCGTTATTTCGGCAGCCAGCCCTGGCCCTTTCCCTGTTCTCTGATGCTGGGGTTCACCGCGCGGTGGAAGAGCGGAGAACTCTCCCCCGACGGAACGGAAATCAACGACGCGGGCTGGTATCTGCCCAACGCTCTGCCGGATATTCCCGCCCCCGTCAGCATCTCGCGAAGGCTGATCGACGACTTTGTGCGACGAAAAAAAGAAAAAAAGGAATCGGCACAGGACCGCGTCATTTCCGAGGGGAACGCCCGCGGCCTGTGA
- the selB gene encoding selenocysteine-specific translation elongation factor, producing MSAANNMNQTAKEREISLVIGTAGHIDHGKTKLVAALTGVDCDRLLEEKKRGITIELGFAPLRLEDGRVVSIIDVPGHERFIRQMVAGASGVDAVMLIVAADESVMPQTREHLAILELLGVGDGLVVITKTDRIEPGLLELVEEDVRAFVRGTFLEGKAVVPVSALTGENIDSLRRELTALVDRVRPRSRKGAFFLPVDRAFPIAGFGTVVTGTAYRGIARPGDEVEIFPAGREGKIRTLQVHSRTVEEAFAGQRVAVNLAGISVDELSRGDVVCYRGVYASTRCFDAMVKLLASAPDPLKHWQRVHLCIGTSDVLARISLTESRSIPPGGEAPAQVVIEEPIVCTAGQRFILRFYSPLITLGGGRVVFPYAHKPRGADMRRAAAERIRALSTLLSAGERFAFLVEQAGMLPFNEASRAIQAVPSELSALAADRIEKGQILELKGDRPVYLSQACFGELARNVKKTLKTYHNAHPSEAGMSLDELARAALKTLDGKAARSLLTLLAEKKEIIAEEGRARLSDFTPGGDDVFQKNSDALFALCRQRGYQPPTLEETRAELGMDPRAFANLIQSLKNSRRLVLLSGEYLLTDEMENGMMNVLERIGGDVTLAAVRDATNSSRKFILPILEYFDSKGYTRRVGDVRVVRKAVK from the coding sequence ATGAGCGCTGCCAATAACATGAATCAAACGGCAAAAGAGCGTGAAATCTCGCTGGTCATCGGTACCGCCGGGCACATCGACCACGGCAAGACAAAACTCGTGGCCGCTCTGACGGGGGTGGACTGTGACCGCCTTCTGGAGGAGAAAAAACGCGGCATCACGATCGAACTGGGGTTCGCCCCTCTGCGCCTGGAGGACGGTCGGGTGGTGAGCATCATCGACGTGCCGGGTCATGAGCGTTTCATCCGGCAGATGGTGGCGGGAGCGTCGGGCGTGGACGCCGTCATGCTCATCGTTGCGGCGGACGAAAGCGTTATGCCCCAAACCCGCGAACATCTGGCCATTCTGGAGCTCCTGGGAGTCGGCGACGGGCTCGTCGTCATCACCAAAACGGACCGGATCGAACCCGGCCTGCTGGAACTGGTGGAGGAGGACGTCAGAGCCTTTGTTCGGGGCACGTTTCTGGAGGGGAAAGCGGTCGTGCCCGTTTCGGCGCTGACGGGGGAGAACATCGACTCCCTCCGGAGAGAGCTGACGGCCCTTGTGGATCGGGTGCGGCCCCGCTCCCGCAAAGGCGCGTTTTTCCTGCCTGTGGACCGGGCGTTTCCCATCGCGGGATTCGGTACGGTGGTAACCGGGACGGCCTACCGGGGCATCGCGCGGCCGGGAGACGAGGTGGAGATTTTTCCCGCCGGCCGGGAGGGGAAGATCCGAACGCTGCAGGTTCACAGCCGCACGGTGGAGGAGGCCTTTGCCGGACAGAGGGTGGCGGTGAACCTTGCCGGGATTTCGGTGGATGAACTTTCCCGTGGGGACGTGGTGTGCTATCGGGGTGTTTACGCCAGCACCCGGTGCTTCGACGCCATGGTGAAACTGCTGGCTTCCGCTCCGGACCCCCTGAAGCACTGGCAGCGGGTTCATCTTTGCATCGGAACCTCCGATGTCCTGGCGCGGATCTCCCTGACGGAAAGCCGCAGTATTCCGCCGGGAGGGGAGGCTCCAGCCCAGGTCGTCATTGAAGAGCCCATCGTCTGCACGGCGGGACAGCGTTTTATCCTTCGATTTTACAGCCCTCTGATCACCCTGGGGGGAGGCCGGGTCGTTTTTCCCTACGCTCACAAGCCCAGAGGAGCGGATATGCGTCGGGCAGCCGCGGAGCGTATTCGCGCCCTTTCCACCCTCCTCTCCGCCGGAGAGCGTTTCGCGTTTTTGGTGGAACAGGCGGGGATGCTGCCTTTCAACGAGGCCTCCAGGGCCATTCAGGCGGTTCCCTCGGAGCTGTCTGCACTGGCCGCCGACAGGATCGAAAAAGGACAAATTCTGGAACTGAAGGGAGACCGGCCCGTTTATCTGTCTCAGGCCTGTTTCGGGGAGCTCGCCCGCAACGTGAAAAAAACCCTGAAGACGTATCATAACGCTCACCCTTCGGAGGCGGGGATGTCCCTGGACGAACTGGCCCGGGCGGCTCTGAAAACGCTGGACGGCAAGGCGGCTCGTTCGCTTCTGACGCTTCTCGCGGAGAAGAAGGAAATCATTGCGGAGGAGGGCAGGGCTCGTCTTTCGGATTTCACTCCGGGGGGCGACGACGTCTTTCAAAAGAACAGCGATGCCCTTTTCGCCCTGTGCCGTCAGAGGGGGTATCAGCCCCCCACGCTGGAGGAAACGCGAGCGGAGCTGGGCATGGACCCCCGCGCCTTCGCAAATCTGATTCAGAGCCTGAAAAACTCCCGGCGTCTCGTCCTGCTTTCGGGGGAATACCTGCTTACGGACGAAATGGAAAACGGGATGATGAACGTCCTTGAGAGAATTGGAGGCGACGTCACTCTGGCCGCCGTCCGGGACGCCACGAACAGCAGCCGTAAATTCATTCTGCCCATACTGGAATATTTTGACTCCAAAGGATACACGCGTCGGGTGGGGGATGTGCGCGTCGTACGAAAGGCCGTGAAATGA
- the selA gene encoding L-seryl-tRNA(Sec) selenium transferase has protein sequence MIDEIKMKMRAIPGMDVLLEQEWARRWQPNLGRETVKQVFNGELTRIRRRILEGENVDLSPEGLRQVLESLLKTEGRRRLRPVINATGVVIHTNLGRSCLADEALEAVAEVASGYSNLEYDLEKGTRGQRNAHVENALCALTGAEAALVVNNNAGAVLLCLSALAKGTEVLVSRGELVEIGGSFRIPDIMAYSGAELVEVGTTNRTHLRDYSGAVTEKTSMLLKVHPSNFRIEGFTTTPERTDLALLAREKGLIFMEDAGSGLLVEGHRLGLEGETTVRASLEAGVDIVTFSGDKMLGGPQIGVIAGKKSLVDRLRGYPILRALRVDKMTLAAFEVTMRLYLKEDYDAIPTLAMLRRTGDSMKNQAARLAARLRRVTCAKISVLEVEDAVGGGSYPALPLKGWGVSVTDHPLGGAGRLQTILRSRDLPVLCGARRSLGVDDALVLHLRTLRPGDDKELIRAFEELEKMNKTGKDE, from the coding sequence ATGATTGACGAAATCAAAATGAAAATGCGGGCGATTCCCGGAATGGACGTTCTTCTGGAGCAGGAATGGGCCCGACGATGGCAGCCGAACCTGGGGCGCGAGACGGTCAAGCAGGTATTCAATGGAGAACTGACGCGGATTCGGCGCAGGATCCTGGAGGGAGAAAACGTGGACCTTTCCCCGGAGGGACTGCGGCAGGTTCTCGAATCTCTCCTGAAAACCGAGGGGAGACGGCGGCTGCGGCCCGTCATCAACGCCACGGGCGTGGTGATTCATACAAACCTGGGGCGCTCCTGCCTGGCGGACGAAGCGCTGGAGGCGGTGGCGGAGGTTGCTTCCGGCTACAGCAACCTGGAATACGACCTGGAGAAGGGAACGAGGGGACAGCGCAACGCTCACGTGGAAAACGCGCTCTGCGCTCTCACCGGAGCGGAGGCGGCCCTTGTGGTGAACAACAACGCCGGGGCGGTTCTGCTCTGCCTTTCCGCGCTGGCGAAGGGAACGGAGGTTCTCGTCTCCCGGGGAGAGCTGGTGGAGATCGGCGGGTCCTTTCGCATTCCCGACATCATGGCTTACTCCGGAGCGGAGCTCGTGGAAGTGGGCACCACCAACCGCACCCACCTGAGGGATTACTCCGGGGCCGTCACGGAAAAAACCTCCATGCTGCTGAAAGTTCACCCCTCGAACTTCAGAATCGAGGGTTTTACCACCACTCCCGAGCGGACCGATCTGGCCCTTCTGGCCAGGGAAAAAGGTCTGATTTTCATGGAGGACGCGGGCAGCGGCCTTCTGGTGGAAGGGCACAGGCTGGGACTGGAAGGGGAGACCACCGTTCGGGCGTCCCTTGAAGCGGGGGTCGATATCGTTACCTTTTCGGGAGATAAAATGCTGGGAGGCCCTCAAATCGGAGTGATCGCCGGAAAAAAATCCCTGGTGGACCGTCTGCGGGGTTATCCGATCCTGCGGGCCCTGAGGGTGGACAAAATGACGCTGGCGGCGTTCGAGGTCACCATGCGTCTGTATTTAAAAGAAGATTACGACGCCATTCCCACCCTTGCCATGCTGCGCCGGACGGGAGATTCCATGAAAAACCAGGCGGCCCGGCTGGCGGCCCGGCTGCGACGGGTGACCTGCGCCAAAATCTCCGTTCTGGAGGTGGAGGACGCGGTTGGCGGAGGAAGTTATCCCGCCCTTCCCCTGAAGGGATGGGGAGTTTCCGTCACCGACCACCCTCTGGGCGGAGCCGGCAGACTGCAGACGATTCTGCGGAGCCGGGATTTGCCCGTACTCTGCGGGGCGCGGCGTTCTCTGGGAGTTGACGACGCTCTGGTGCTTCACCTGCGCACTCTGCGGCCCGGAGATGACAAAGAACTGATTCGGGCTTTCGAAGAACTGGAAAAAATGAATAAAACCGGAAAAGATGAATAA
- the yedF gene encoding sulfurtransferase-like selenium metabolism protein YedF, which translates to MKTINARGKVCPEPVIMTKAVVDRGEKEVEVLLDNPTSATNVRRFLESRGYSVLLKDDEGMLTLSAHKKETGTPEISQPQTAPKTSSESASSPVPLPPSNQTFSVLITCSTLGRGDAQLGEVLIKSFLGTLAQIDTPPTAVALMNEGVKLSLYDSSTCDHLKNLEKKGTTILVCGTCVNHFNIGDKIGAGTVSNMFEILEVLNKADKIITL; encoded by the coding sequence ATGAAAACGATCAACGCGAGAGGAAAAGTTTGCCCTGAGCCCGTCATCATGACGAAAGCCGTGGTCGACCGGGGCGAAAAGGAAGTCGAAGTCCTTTTGGACAACCCCACTTCGGCGACGAACGTCAGGCGGTTTCTCGAAAGTCGGGGTTACAGCGTTCTGCTGAAGGACGATGAAGGTATGCTGACCCTGTCGGCCCATAAAAAAGAGACGGGAACGCCGGAAATTTCTCAGCCTCAGACGGCCCCCAAAACATCTTCCGAGAGCGCCTCCTCCCCCGTTCCCCTTCCTCCGTCGAACCAGACCTTCTCCGTCCTGATCACCTGCAGCACGCTGGGGCGCGGCGACGCGCAGCTGGGTGAAGTTCTGATAAAGAGTTTTTTGGGAACTCTGGCGCAAATCGACACTCCTCCAACGGCTGTGGCTCTCATGAATGAGGGCGTGAAGCTGTCGCTTTATGATTCTTCAACCTGCGATCATCTGAAAAACCTGGAAAAGAAGGGAACCACCATTCTTGTCTGCGGAACCTGCGTGAATCACTTCAACATCGGGGACAAAATCGGGGCCGGAACTGTTTCCAATATGTTCGAAATTTTAGAGGTTCTCAACAAAGCCGACAAAATTATAACTCTGTAG
- a CDS encoding MATE family efflux transporter: MPTEQKFDTKTHPLATENIGKLLLSFAIPSTIAMLVGSVYNIVDQIFIGRGVGILGNAATNVAFPLMAVCMSMSLMLAIGGASNFNLALGRGQREKAGRIVANAITWSVLFGITVSVVVLLFLRVVLRAFGATPDVMPYAVTYTGIVALGTPFMVMSVCGSHLIRADGSPRYSMCCNLAGALLNVALDPLFIFTFHMGIAGAAWATVASILVSWGMVVYYYLVRFKSVALRKEYFVPRLRELKSISALGVSACFNQLSIMCVQITLNNALTHYGAFSVYGANIPLAASGIITKVNMIFMSLVIGLAQGGQPIIGFNYGAGNYARVRGTFRYTLSIATGLSIVAFTIFQIFPREIINFFGETNEQYYQFVERYFRIFLFMTFINGIQPVTANFFTSIGHAVRGLFISLARQILILIPLILIFPIYFGIDGIMYAGPISDFVAALVAAVFILQEIRDMKKMEQRARQTSIQFNNSN; encoded by the coding sequence ATGCCAACAGAGCAGAAATTCGACACGAAAACCCATCCCCTGGCGACGGAGAACATCGGAAAGCTGCTGCTGTCTTTTGCGATTCCCAGCACTATAGCCATGCTTGTGGGGTCGGTCTACAACATTGTCGACCAGATCTTCATCGGCCGGGGAGTTGGAATTTTGGGCAACGCGGCCACAAACGTGGCGTTTCCTCTTATGGCGGTGTGCATGTCCATGTCGCTGATGCTGGCCATCGGCGGAGCGTCGAACTTCAACCTCGCGCTGGGGCGGGGCCAGCGGGAAAAGGCGGGGCGGATCGTCGCGAACGCCATCACCTGGTCCGTTCTGTTCGGCATTACCGTCTCGGTGGTGGTGCTTCTTTTTCTCCGGGTGGTCCTGCGAGCCTTCGGCGCCACGCCGGATGTCATGCCTTATGCCGTCACCTACACCGGTATTGTGGCCCTGGGCACGCCCTTCATGGTCATGTCCGTCTGCGGAAGCCACCTCATTCGCGCGGACGGCAGCCCCCGTTACTCCATGTGCTGCAACTTGGCGGGGGCGCTGCTCAACGTGGCGCTGGACCCGCTTTTCATCTTCACCTTCCACATGGGCATCGCCGGCGCGGCCTGGGCCACCGTCGCTTCCATCCTGGTGAGTTGGGGGATGGTGGTGTATTACTACCTCGTCCGTTTCAAAAGCGTCGCCCTGAGAAAAGAATATTTCGTTCCCCGTCTGAGGGAGCTGAAATCCATCTCCGCCCTGGGGGTGTCGGCGTGTTTCAACCAGCTTTCCATCATGTGCGTGCAGATCACTCTCAACAACGCCCTGACGCACTACGGCGCTTTTTCCGTCTACGGCGCGAACATTCCGCTGGCGGCGTCCGGCATCATCACCAAGGTCAACATGATTTTCATGTCGCTGGTTATCGGCCTGGCTCAGGGGGGACAGCCCATCATCGGCTTCAACTACGGAGCGGGAAACTACGCCAGGGTGCGGGGAACGTTCCGCTACACCCTGAGCATCGCCACGGGCCTGTCCATTGTGGCCTTCACCATCTTTCAGATTTTTCCAAGAGAGATTATCAATTTCTTCGGGGAAACGAACGAGCAGTATTATCAGTTTGTCGAGAGGTATTTCCGGATCTTTCTCTTTATGACCTTCATCAATGGAATCCAGCCTGTGACGGCCAATTTTTTCACGTCCATCGGACACGCGGTGCGGGGGCTCTTCATTTCTCTGGCCCGTCAAATCCTCATTCTGATCCCCCTCATTCTCATTTTCCCGATTTATTTCGGCATCGACGGAATCATGTACGCCGGCCCCATCTCCGATTTTGTCGCGGCGCTCGTCGCGGCTGTTTTCATCCTGCAGGAAATTCGGGACATGAAAAAAATGGAGCAGAGAGCCCGTCAGACTTCGATCCAGTTTAATAATAGTAATTAA
- a CDS encoding HutD family protein produces the protein MKTEIQTVRREDQSVSAWSGGTTTQLAIWPPDADYKQRNFKWRLSSARVDLEESTFTSLPGIHRLIMILEGQVRLVHEGHREITLNAFEQDSFEGDWKTTSFGKCVDFNLMTAEGCQGCIEPLKGHAERVLFDLPRRGGESYEGFYCLSPKGTEVALREAKPDGTRETFQTKLERGDFILFLQREPFPEVVTLSLKNLSEDRVLGVYASIR, from the coding sequence ATGAAAACGGAGATTCAGACGGTCCGCAGGGAAGATCAGAGCGTAAGCGCCTGGTCCGGGGGAACCACCACCCAGCTTGCCATATGGCCCCCGGACGCGGATTACAAACAGCGCAACTTCAAATGGCGTCTCAGCTCTGCCCGGGTAGACCTGGAGGAATCCACTTTCACTTCTCTGCCGGGGATTCATCGCCTGATCATGATTCTGGAAGGGCAGGTCCGACTCGTTCACGAGGGACACCGAGAAATCACGCTGAATGCCTTTGAGCAGGACTCTTTCGAAGGGGACTGGAAAACGACCTCCTTTGGGAAGTGCGTCGATTTCAACCTCATGACGGCGGAGGGCTGCCAGGGGTGTATAGAGCCGCTGAAGGGGCACGCCGAAAGAGTTCTTTTTGACCTTCCGCGGCGCGGCGGCGAAAGTTACGAAGGTTTTTACTGTCTTTCGCCAAAGGGAACAGAGGTCGCCCTTCGCGAAGCAAAACCGGATGGAACCAGGGAAACCTTTCAAACGAAACTCGAACGGGGAGATTTTATCCTGTTTCTGCAGAGAGAGCCCTTTCCGGAAGTGGTTACTCTGTCCCTGAAGAATCTTTCGGAAGACCGCGTTTTGGGCGTTTACGCCTCCATTCGCTGA
- a CDS encoding nitronate monooxygenase family protein produces the protein MPVLRLGKHEPRYPLIQGGMGVGISGPRLAGNVAKYGAVGTIASVGLSHNSSYYVEEKMNYFDSNEIVIKETVRQARAIAGPDAILAVNCMVALTDYDRETRAAAEGGANVIISGAGLPLRLPEYTKDFPDVALVPIVSSPKAASLITRRWEKQYHRQPDGFVVETPAAAGGHLGAMTMEQVYDPALSLPVALPGVVAFVRDEMKSDIPVIAAGGIWDREDMLKAFEMGAKGVQVGTRFACTEEGDASDRFKQAYVDAKEEDVVLIQSPAGLPGRAIKNPFVAQYLEGHVTSSPCFANCLTHCRYRRENETFCIAKALVDAFNGDWEKGLFFCGSNVTKVDKVSTVKEVLSDFFPELA, from the coding sequence ATGCCGGTTCTAAGGCTGGGTAAACATGAACCTCGTTATCCTCTGATACAGGGAGGTATGGGCGTCGGAATTTCCGGACCGAGGCTTGCGGGAAACGTGGCGAAGTACGGAGCGGTAGGGACGATTGCCAGTGTGGGGCTCAGTCATAATTCCTCCTATTACGTGGAGGAAAAAATGAATTATTTCGACTCCAACGAGATCGTGATAAAGGAAACGGTGCGGCAGGCCCGGGCCATCGCGGGGCCGGATGCCATTTTGGCCGTGAACTGTATGGTGGCGCTGACGGATTACGACCGCGAGACGCGCGCCGCGGCCGAAGGGGGCGCAAACGTCATCATTTCAGGAGCGGGGCTTCCCCTGCGTCTTCCGGAGTACACAAAGGACTTTCCGGACGTGGCGCTGGTCCCCATCGTCAGTTCCCCCAAGGCGGCCAGCCTGATCACACGGCGATGGGAAAAACAGTACCACCGTCAGCCCGACGGCTTTGTGGTGGAGACACCCGCAGCGGCGGGCGGGCATTTGGGCGCCATGACCATGGAGCAGGTGTATGATCCCGCTCTGTCGCTGCCGGTTGCTCTGCCGGGTGTTGTGGCCTTTGTACGGGACGAAATGAAGTCAGACATTCCGGTGATCGCGGCGGGCGGCATATGGGACCGCGAGGACATGCTGAAAGCCTTCGAAATGGGGGCCAAAGGCGTTCAGGTCGGGACCCGCTTCGCCTGTACGGAGGAGGGCGACGCCTCCGACCGCTTCAAACAGGCCTACGTCGATGCGAAAGAAGAAGACGTCGTTCTGATTCAAAGTCCGGCGGGGCTTCCGGGCAGAGCCATAAAAAATCCCTTTGTCGCTCAGTATCTGGAAGGTCATGTGACAAGCAGCCCCTGTTTCGCCAACTGCCTCACTCACTGCCGTTATCGCAGGGAGAATGAAACGTTCTGCATTGCCAAAGCACTGGTGGACGCGTTCAACGGCGACTGGGAAAAAGGGCTTTTCTTCTGTGGAAGCAATGTTACGAAAGTGGACAAAGTGAGTACGGTGAAAGAAGTCCTTTCCGACTTTTTCCCTGAACTGGCTTAG